A part of candidate division KSB1 bacterium genomic DNA contains:
- a CDS encoding M28 family peptidase — MKLIRSAQLPLLLLLLIVPGCRSQVVPKFDSRNAFQYLVKQCEFGPRVPGTPSHLSCRDYLMSTLQSYADRVMQQPFQAMMGPDQKRVSCYNIIANFQMNNPRRVLLCAHWDTRPWADLDPDPANRKKPVPGANDGASGVAILLEIARILKLSPPKYGVDIVLFDAEDFGSYGRNDTWALGSKQFASQVVRNFRPEFGILLDMVGDADQQIYIEQNSHRFARPVVERVWRKADQLGISEFIPEIKFDVYDDHLNLLEIGIPTIDIIDFDYKYWHTIEDTPDKCSPKSLENVGRVVLGVIYE, encoded by the coding sequence ATGAAATTGATACGCTCTGCTCAACTACCTCTATTGCTTCTATTGTTGATTGTCCCCGGCTGTCGCAGTCAGGTGGTTCCCAAATTCGACAGCCGCAATGCATTTCAATATCTGGTAAAGCAATGTGAATTTGGCCCTCGAGTGCCAGGAACGCCCTCCCATTTGAGTTGTCGCGATTATCTCATGAGCACGCTTCAGAGCTACGCCGACCGAGTGATGCAACAGCCGTTTCAGGCGATGATGGGACCCGATCAAAAGCGAGTCTCGTGTTACAATATCATCGCGAATTTTCAGATGAACAATCCGCGTCGTGTCCTTTTATGCGCGCATTGGGATACACGGCCCTGGGCGGATCTCGATCCAGACCCGGCCAATCGCAAAAAACCTGTTCCTGGGGCCAATGACGGGGCCTCTGGCGTTGCAATCCTGCTGGAAATCGCCCGAATTTTGAAGCTATCGCCTCCCAAATATGGCGTTGATATTGTGTTGTTCGATGCTGAAGATTTTGGCAGTTATGGGCGAAATGACACCTGGGCATTGGGCTCAAAACAGTTTGCCAGCCAAGTGGTCCGCAATTTCCGGCCTGAATTTGGGATCCTTTTGGATATGGTGGGCGATGCGGATCAACAAATTTATATTGAACAAAACTCGCATCGTTTCGCGCGACCTGTGGTGGAACGCGTCTGGCGCAAAGCAGATCAACTAGGCATCTCCGAATTTATCCCTGAGATCAAATTTGATGTCTATGACGATCATCTCAATTTGTTGGAAATCGGGATTCCCACTATCGATATCATCGATTTCGATTATAAATATTGGCACACCATCGAAGACACGCCCGATAAATGTAGCCCCAAAAGCCTCGAAAACGTCGGCCGGGTGGTCTTGGGCGTGATTTATGAGTGA
- a CDS encoding MotA/TolQ/ExbB proton channel family protein → MSLLQIVLKGGVLIIPILLCSLIAVTIIVERWLFLRKAKINARSFILQVKALILKNRIGEAILLCKRTTAPVAKITKAAVERYNRPRIEIKEAIESTGKVEIHNLERGLGVLSTIAAIAPLLGFLGTVTGMIRAFIQVQNLGGNVDASVLAGGIWEALVTTAAGLVVGIPTLIGYNWLQGQVEDVVFEMEDSSTALLDMLIEKGESRDGFSDETN, encoded by the coding sequence ATGAGTTTGCTTCAAATCGTGTTGAAAGGCGGTGTACTGATCATCCCGATTTTGCTATGCTCTTTGATCGCTGTAACGATTATTGTCGAGCGCTGGCTATTCTTGCGCAAAGCGAAGATAAACGCGCGAAGTTTCATTTTGCAGGTGAAAGCGCTGATTCTCAAAAATCGGATTGGTGAGGCGATTCTGTTATGCAAGCGGACTACCGCCCCGGTTGCCAAAATCACCAAAGCTGCAGTGGAGCGTTACAATCGCCCGCGCATCGAGATCAAAGAGGCGATCGAAAGCACCGGGAAAGTTGAAATCCACAATTTAGAGAGAGGGCTGGGGGTTCTGAGCACTATTGCCGCCATTGCCCCGCTACTTGGATTTTTGGGTACGGTGACTGGCATGATCCGTGCATTCATCCAGGTGCAAAACCTCGGCGGCAATGTGGATGCCAGCGTTCTGGCTGGTGGGATCTGGGAGGCGCTGGTCACCACCGCCGCCGGGCTCGTGGTGGGCATCCCCACACTGATCGGCTATAATTGGCTTCAGGGACAGGTGGAGGATGTGGTGTTCGAAATGGAGGATAGCTCCACTGCCCTGTTAGACATGCTCATCGAAAAAGGGGAGTCGCGCGATGGATTTTCAGATGAAACGAACTAA
- a CDS encoding biopolymer transporter ExbD codes for MKRTKITTFSPISLTDIVLLLLIFFLLSSSFFVQPGIKVSLPKAITGQVETKDRIYLTITKKQTIYLNSQLVLRSELAEKLSGLLKVSPEKLVVIQADKDLTLEQAIEIIDLAKMAGAQKFLIATQPGANP; via the coding sequence ATGAAACGAACTAAGATCACCACCTTTTCTCCAATTTCATTGACCGACATCGTGCTGTTGCTTTTGATCTTCTTTTTGTTGTCGTCTTCGTTTTTCGTTCAGCCCGGCATTAAGGTTTCTCTCCCCAAGGCCATTACTGGCCAGGTGGAAACCAAAGATCGGATTTACCTGACGATCACGAAAAAGCAGACAATTTATCTGAACAGCCAACTGGTGCTCAGAAGCGAGCTGGCGGAAAAATTGAGCGGGCTCCTAAAAGTTTCCCCTGAGAAATTGGTGGTGATCCAGGCCGATAAGGATTTAACTTTGGAACAGGCCATCGAAATTATCGATCTGGCCAAAATGGCTGGTGCCCAAAAATTCCTAATTGCGACGCAACCAGGAGCGAACCCATGA
- a CDS encoding energy transducer TonB, translating to MTIILKDRRARLAAGISILLHLILLLIFFIIQLDLLPRPAEFTEIVFISGPTWQASVLAAEQPAPTARIDQEHQAEASDVVNLPPRPIPEDEQPLKMPELPKQIPQEQPKTILEPSAAKDRDISPQLQQAPVGAEQHPIVSKSEGLTPTDKPLPTTAISSDTSGQAPFHIEGQAAGRTVVFKLIPEYPQDRQVMATIKISFTILPNGDVGEMIPVIKSDAILEKITLDALRQWKFNPLPPDVPQRVERGVITFRYLLK from the coding sequence ATGACGATAATTTTGAAAGATAGAAGGGCTCGGCTGGCCGCTGGAATATCGATCCTGCTGCATTTGATCCTCTTGCTGATTTTTTTCATAATCCAATTGGATTTACTACCTCGGCCGGCAGAGTTCACCGAGATCGTGTTCATCAGCGGCCCAACTTGGCAAGCGTCAGTGTTGGCCGCTGAACAACCCGCTCCTACCGCAAGAATCGATCAGGAGCACCAGGCCGAAGCTTCAGATGTGGTGAATTTGCCGCCGCGCCCTATACCGGAGGATGAACAACCGCTAAAAATGCCAGAGCTGCCCAAACAGATCCCCCAGGAACAACCCAAAACGATCCTAGAGCCGAGCGCAGCGAAGGATCGTGACATCTCACCACAGTTGCAGCAAGCTCCGGTTGGTGCTGAGCAGCATCCTATTGTATCAAAAAGCGAGGGGCTGACGCCAACTGATAAGCCGCTCCCCACGACGGCCATCAGTTCTGACACCTCAGGTCAAGCACCATTTCATATAGAAGGTCAAGCAGCAGGACGAACCGTTGTTTTCAAGCTCATCCCCGAATATCCACAGGATCGACAAGTGATGGCGACCATCAAGATCAGCTTCACCATTCTGCCCAATGGCGATGTAGGAGAAATGATCCCGGTAATAAAATCGGATGCGATATTAGAAAAAATCACCCTGGACGCGCTGAGACAATGGAAATTCAATCCCCTGCCACCTGACGTGCCACAACGCGTCGAGCGCGGCGTCATTACATTTCGCTATCTATTAAAATAA
- a CDS encoding peptidase: MNHPKKSVAILLVMIFIFINCERTMELQRADVSYVQDQLAKFAPVRISYDRSILSERDHQVVLKLVAAAKLIDQIFLRQVYAHNEAIQKALLKSRQPQDRVFLDYFKIMYGPFDRLEENKPFLVATPKPLGANYYPEDLTKDDFFDWIAKHPEDKEAFESNFTIIRRSGDRLVAIPYSEAYKDLLVPAAKLLREAADLADNASLKRYLTSRAEAFLSNDYYQSDMDWMDLDSPIEVVIGPYEVYEDALLGYKAAFESFITVVDPVESQKLATIGGYLNAMEQNLPYPDQYKNFERGQSSPFKVVQEIYTAGDTRAGIQTIAFNLPNDERVREAKGSKKVLLKNIMAAKFEQILIPIAEKVIDAEQLPNLSFDAYFNHVLLHEVSHGLGPGTLTLPSGEKTTVNKMLAETYSTIEEAKADVCGNYNVQFLIDKGVFPKALEQTLYVTYLAGMFRSVRFGIESAHARANMIQFNYLLANGAVEFNDQNQKFRVNHDQVRSAIRSLAHELLLIQAKGDYQRAKKLIEQYGAMNPSLQAVLANLGSIPVDIKPIYEIEAIEGSRINM; this comes from the coding sequence ATGAATCACCCTAAAAAAAGTGTAGCGATCTTGCTCGTCATGATTTTTATCTTTATCAATTGCGAACGCACCATGGAACTGCAACGAGCTGATGTTAGTTATGTTCAAGATCAATTAGCCAAATTTGCTCCGGTACGGATCAGTTATGACCGATCAATCCTCTCAGAGCGCGATCATCAGGTGGTGCTAAAATTAGTTGCGGCCGCAAAACTGATCGACCAGATCTTTTTAAGGCAGGTTTATGCGCATAATGAAGCGATCCAAAAGGCGCTATTAAAATCAAGACAGCCGCAAGATAGGGTCTTTCTAGACTATTTCAAGATTATGTACGGTCCGTTCGACCGTTTAGAGGAAAACAAACCATTTCTGGTCGCCACTCCCAAGCCGTTGGGAGCGAATTATTATCCAGAGGATTTAACCAAAGATGATTTCTTCGATTGGATAGCAAAACATCCTGAGGACAAGGAGGCATTTGAGAGCAATTTTACGATCATCCGGCGTTCTGGAGATCGGCTGGTTGCGATACCGTATTCTGAAGCCTATAAGGATTTATTAGTGCCAGCCGCCAAACTGTTGCGAGAGGCAGCGGATCTGGCTGACAATGCGTCGCTGAAGCGTTATCTCACCAGCCGTGCCGAAGCATTCCTCAGCAATGATTATTACCAAAGCGATATGGATTGGATGGATCTGGATAGCCCGATCGAGGTGGTTATTGGTCCTTATGAGGTCTATGAGGATGCCCTGCTCGGTTACAAGGCCGCGTTTGAGTCGTTTATCACCGTTGTCGATCCAGTTGAAAGCCAAAAATTGGCGACCATCGGTGGCTATCTGAATGCCATGGAACAGAACCTCCCTTATCCGGATCAATATAAAAATTTCGAACGAGGTCAGTCATCCCCATTTAAAGTGGTTCAAGAAATCTACACAGCTGGCGACACGCGCGCTGGAATTCAAACCATTGCGTTCAATCTGCCCAATGATGAGCGGGTCCGCGAGGCTAAAGGGAGCAAGAAAGTTCTGCTCAAAAATATCATGGCGGCCAAATTCGAGCAAATTTTGATCCCCATTGCTGAAAAAGTCATAGATGCCGAACAATTGCCCAATCTCTCTTTCGATGCCTATTTCAATCATGTATTGCTACATGAAGTCAGTCATGGCCTTGGGCCAGGGACACTCACTTTGCCCAGCGGAGAAAAAACTACAGTGAATAAAATGCTGGCCGAAACTTATTCCACGATTGAGGAAGCCAAGGCAGATGTGTGCGGCAATTACAATGTCCAATTTCTTATCGATAAAGGTGTATTTCCAAAAGCATTGGAGCAAACCCTGTACGTGACTTATCTCGCAGGCATGTTTCGCTCTGTCCGGTTCGGTATCGAATCTGCCCATGCTCGAGCAAATATGATCCAATTTAATTATCTGCTTGCCAATGGCGCTGTTGAATTCAATGATCAGAACCAAAAATTTCGCGTTAACCATGACCAAGTCAGATCGGCGATCCGATCATTGGCTCATGAATTGTTGCTGATTCAAGCCAAAGGGGATTATCAAAGAGCGAAAAAATTGATCGAGCAATATGGCGCTATGAATCCATCCTTGCAGGCGGTCTTGGCAAATTTAGGGAGCATCCCTGTCGACATCAAGCCAATTTACGAAATTGAAGCTATCGAGGGAAGCAGAATAAATATGTAA